Genomic segment of Psychrobacter sanguinis:
ATTACTGCCTAAGTAAACCATTGTTTTATTCATAGTAAGAATTTTTTATCATTGGTGTGCCATGAGGTCAGCCACAGAAAAAGGGTAGTTTATTTGTTGCGTTGGGGTCAGTACAACTGGAATCATGGTGGCAAATTGCATCATAAATTCTTCTTCAAAGTCAGCGATATCGACTTTTTCGATAGCCGTTGCCGTTACACCAGAAAATAGCCTAAGCAGATTTTCAGCTTCATCACATAAGTGGCAGCCCATCGTGCCCAATAAAAACCATGTTTTTTCAGCCTTATCGAGATCCAGCTTTAGGTGAGCTTGTTGAATAATTAGCTGACGGGTGGTGGTAATATCAGTCAAAATGTTATCCTATAGGATTCTTTCAATTAGTTTTTACTATCTGGTAGTCATTCCATTAAGTCCCTTAAGTTGACTAAGTGTTTAGTAAAGAACTTCAGAAAACACCGCTACCAGTTAGGGTCAAGTTAGTTTATCATTGTTTTAATTTTAACCGTTAGCCGAGTCAAAAATTATGACGGCAGTTTTTTCTTTTTTTAAGCGTATCTTTTGGGCACTCATGCTATTGGCAGTAGCTTTTTATGTCTCTGTTGCGGGCTTATTGTTGGTCTGGAAGACACAACCGATTAATAATAGTATGTTTATGTTGAGCCATCGTTTGGATGGGGGTGAAGTGACGCAAACTTGGGTTGAGTATGAAGACATTGCTAAGTCTGCCAAGCAAGCAGCCATTGTTAGTGAAGACTCTCGATTTGTGAGTCACAATGGTTTTGATATGGAAGGTATTGAAGCGGCAAGGAAGAAGAATGAAAGCTCAGGAACGGTTGCCGCTGGAGGGTCTACCATTACTCAGCAATTGGCAAAAAACTTGTTTTTAACTTCCCATCGCTCTTATGTACGTAAGGGGCTTGAAGCCAGTATTACGTTAATGATAGAAGGTATGTGGGATAAGCGGCGTATTTTAACAGCGTACTTAAATGTGGCTGAATTTGGTAATGGCATTTATGGTATCGAGGCTGCTTCGCAATACTATTTTAACAAATCTGCCAGTAAACTTAATCGTGATCAGTCTGCTTTATTGATCAGTATGTTGACCAATCCTAAGTATTATGAAAAGCACATGAGCAATAAGCGGTTACTTAACAAACAACGCATTATTATGCGTCGTATGAATAATGCTGTGCTACCTTAACATTCTTGTCAAATATACATGGTAAGGTAAGGCATGACAGTTGTATGATTTTGAGTGGCTATGTTTAATAGCCCTGTAAAATACATTATAGTTAATATTCGATTTGTTATACCGGCTATAAGTCACACTGACCGCCCGCCCATAAGCCAAAAAATAAGGAGGCTCATTTCTTCATGACTACTACGACAGCCAACCAAAAAAAAGAAATGAAAAATAAGCAAGAAACCACCACCCCTGATAAAGCTGTAAATAGTGGTGCATCTGAGTTCACCACTTTAGATTGGGAACGTTATGAAGATGGCACTTATTCGCCAAACAGTTATATCAACCGTGAGCTTTCTTGGCTTCAGTTTCATTTAAGAGTCCTAGTTCAAGCGACCAATCCCAGCCATCCTTTGTTAGAGCGTTTGTTCTTTTTGATTATTTTCTCCTCGAACATGGATGAGTTTTTCGAAATCCGAGTTGCAGGACTTATGCAGCAACTCAATCACGGTAATATCTCGCACAAACCGGATAAAATGCGTCCCAGTGAAGTGTTACAAGAAATATCAGAGGTGGCTCATGAAGCTATTGAAGAGCAATATCGTATTTTAAATGAAGAGATCTTGCCTGCCTTGGCGGAAGAAGATATTCGCTATTTGAAGCGTGATGAACTAAACCCAAAGCAAGCGCAGTGGATGAAAGAATACTTCATGGAGCAGGTGATGCCGGTGTTGACGCCGATAAGTATTGACCCAGCGCACCCGTTCCCAAGATTGGTAAACAAAAGCCTCAACTTTATCGTAAGCTTAGAGGGCAAAGATGCCTTTGGCCGAGATATTAATTTGGCAATAGTACCTGCACCTCGTAGTTTACCGCGAGTCATTCGTCTGCCTGATGAGCTGACAGAGGGGAAAGAACACCACATTATGTTATCTGCGGTGATTCATGAGCATGTGGGTAAACTATTCCCAGGAATGAACGTCACCGGATGCAACCAGTTCCGTCTCACTCGAAATGCCGACCTTCAGCTGTCTGACGATGTAGAAGACATCGCTAAAGCATTAGAAGGGCAGTTAGACAATCGCCGTTTTGGGGACAAGGTTCGCTTAGAGGTGACCACCAATTGTCCTAAAGAAATCAGTGATTATTTGCTTAAAGAATTTGGACTTCATGAAAAGCAGTTATATCGAGTCAATGGACCGGTAAACTTAACCCGTTTACTATTTGATTTCGATATTCCTAAGCTACGTTTTCAACCATTTTCACACATCATGCCAAAGCCTTTTAGAAGAGAGTCTTTTGATAAAGATGAGAGCATGTTTACTGCCATTCGCCGCGGTGATGTGTTGGTGCATCATCCCTTTGAGTCATTTAACCCTGTGGTCAACATGATCTGGCAGGCAGCAACTGACCCTAAAGTTTTGGCAATTAAACAAACCTTATATCGTTCAGGTACGAACTCTGAGATTGTTAAAGCGCTAGCAGAAGCGGCTAGAAATGGCAAAGAGGTAAC
This window contains:
- the ppk1 gene encoding polyphosphate kinase 1, which produces MTTTTANQKKEMKNKQETTTPDKAVNSGASEFTTLDWERYEDGTYSPNSYINRELSWLQFHLRVLVQATNPSHPLLERLFFLIIFSSNMDEFFEIRVAGLMQQLNHGNISHKPDKMRPSEVLQEISEVAHEAIEEQYRILNEEILPALAEEDIRYLKRDELNPKQAQWMKEYFMEQVMPVLTPISIDPAHPFPRLVNKSLNFIVSLEGKDAFGRDINLAIVPAPRSLPRVIRLPDELTEGKEHHIMLSAVIHEHVGKLFPGMNVTGCNQFRLTRNADLQLSDDVEDIAKALEGQLDNRRFGDKVRLEVTTNCPKEISDYLLKEFGLHEKQLYRVNGPVNLTRLLFDFDIPKLRFQPFSHIMPKPFRRESFDKDESMFTAIRRGDVLVHHPFESFNPVVNMIWQAATDPKVLAIKQTLYRSGTNSEIVKALAEAARNGKEVTAIIELRARFDEASNIEVANLLQEAGAVVVYGIVGYKTHAKLMLIVRREDNKIRRYVHLGTGNYHEGNAKAYTDYGLFTANPDLSEDVHKIFQELTGMGKAANVNKLLHAPFTMHPKFMSFIDDEIAHAKAGKKAHIIVKCNALTERHLIDKLYDASQAGVKIELILRSMSCIRPQVKGLSENITVRSVVGRFLEHTRVYYFHNNGDERLYCGSADWMSRNLFHRVEVAFPVEDPKLFKRVYQDGLISYLKDNVQAWELKGDGNWHQVKPQPGEQPFIAQDYLLQKINNVSDITVQ
- the mtgA gene encoding monofunctional biosynthetic peptidoglycan transglycosylase translates to MTAVFSFFKRIFWALMLLAVAFYVSVAGLLLVWKTQPINNSMFMLSHRLDGGEVTQTWVEYEDIAKSAKQAAIVSEDSRFVSHNGFDMEGIEAARKKNESSGTVAAGGSTITQQLAKNLFLTSHRSYVRKGLEASITLMIEGMWDKRRILTAYLNVAEFGNGIYGIEAASQYYFNKSASKLNRDQSALLISMLTNPKYYEKHMSNKRLLNKQRIIMRRMNNAVLP
- a CDS encoding glutaredoxin family protein — its product is MTDITTTRQLIIQQAHLKLDLDKAEKTWFLLGTMGCHLCDEAENLLRLFSGVTATAIEKVDIADFEEEFMMQFATMIPVVLTPTQQINYPFSVADLMAHQ